The following are from one region of the Arthrobacter sp. TMP15 genome:
- a CDS encoding homoserine dehydrogenase, protein MKTLKVALLGAGNVGSQVARILLEDSNTLAARTGARLELVGIAVRNLGTVRDYAAPQELYTTDASALVREADIVIELMGGLEPARTLILEAIEHGAAVVTGNKALLAVDGPTLYEKADAAGVQLSYEAAVAGAIPILRPITDSLAGDKITRVMGIVNGTTNFILDAMDSTGAEFSDALAEATRLGYAEADPTADVQGLDAAAKGAILASLAFHTRFALEDVHCQGITSVTATDIAAAKDAGYVIKLLAIAEKITETNDAGELTSGVCVRVHPTLLPREHPLAAVRGAFNAVFVEAESAGELMFYGPGAGGSPTASAIMGDVVSAARRLVLGGPGRTDSTIEVLPVLPLEAVSTRYYIDLDAADQPGVLSKISALFAENGVSIESMRQTVHRESGERDGDGAAELRIVTHRASEAALAATVAAINGLDVINSVTSVLRVEGV, encoded by the coding sequence ATCAAAACCCTGAAGGTGGCGCTCCTTGGCGCAGGAAATGTGGGCTCGCAAGTTGCCCGCATTCTACTTGAGGACAGCAACACTTTGGCCGCTCGGACAGGAGCCCGGCTTGAGCTTGTCGGCATTGCCGTGCGCAACCTTGGAACTGTCCGAGATTATGCCGCGCCCCAGGAGCTTTACACAACGGATGCCTCGGCACTGGTTCGTGAAGCGGACATCGTCATTGAGCTCATGGGCGGCCTGGAGCCGGCCCGCACGTTGATCCTGGAAGCTATTGAACATGGTGCCGCTGTTGTGACAGGGAACAAGGCGCTGCTGGCAGTTGACGGACCCACCTTGTACGAGAAGGCCGACGCCGCTGGTGTCCAGCTCTCCTACGAGGCTGCCGTAGCTGGTGCCATCCCGATTTTGCGCCCCATCACTGACAGCCTGGCCGGGGATAAGATCACCCGCGTCATGGGCATAGTCAATGGCACTACTAATTTCATTTTGGACGCCATGGATTCCACGGGCGCCGAATTCTCCGATGCCTTGGCTGAGGCTACCCGGCTGGGCTATGCGGAAGCGGATCCTACCGCCGATGTGCAGGGCCTGGACGCAGCAGCCAAAGGCGCGATTTTGGCCTCGCTGGCATTCCACACCCGCTTTGCACTTGAGGATGTGCATTGTCAGGGCATCACCTCCGTAACAGCCACCGACATTGCTGCAGCAAAAGATGCCGGTTATGTTATCAAGTTGCTGGCCATTGCCGAGAAGATCACGGAAACTAACGACGCCGGTGAGCTCACCTCCGGCGTATGCGTCCGCGTGCATCCCACACTTCTTCCCCGTGAACACCCGTTGGCTGCTGTGCGTGGGGCGTTCAATGCGGTATTTGTGGAAGCGGAATCAGCCGGAGAGCTCATGTTCTACGGACCAGGCGCCGGCGGTTCCCCCACTGCCTCGGCCATCATGGGCGATGTTGTATCAGCGGCCCGCCGCCTAGTGCTGGGTGGGCCCGGCCGGACAGATTCAACCATTGAGGTCCTGCCGGTGCTTCCCCTGGAGGCCGTATCCACGCGCTACTACATTGATTTAGATGCAGCAGATCAGCCGGGGGTTCTCTCAAAGATTTCCGCACTCTTCGCCGAGAACGGTGTATCAATTGAATCGATGCGCCAAACAGTTCACCGGGAAAGTGGTGAACGCGATGGAGACGGCGCAGCCGAGCTGCGTATTGTCACTCACCGAGCAAGCGAGGCTGCCTTGGCAGCAACCGTTGCAGCCATCAATGGCCTAGACGTCATAAATTCAGTTACTAGTGTCTTGAGGGTGGAGGGAGTCTAA
- the argS gene encoding arginine--tRNA ligase, whose protein sequence is MTPEELSTAITSCLKEAVDAGELSVPASALPTEVRVERPKSREHGDWATNIALQLAKPAGVPPRNIAAILQTRLGDIPGVSKVDIAGPGFLNITVDAAAAGELAKAIVESGENFGTNTAMAGTKINLEFVSANPTGPIHLGGTRWAAVGDSLARIFISQGADVTREYYFNDHGNQIDKFARSLLASAQGAPAPEDGYGGAYIEDIAKDVMAKNPGILESADPQEEFRAQGVELMFAAIRSSLHDFGVDFDVYFHENSLFQDGAVEELLDQLKGSGNMYLKDGAWWLNSTDYGDDKDRVVIKSDGNAAYIAGDIAYFRNKRERDFDLCIYMLGADHHGYVARLKAAAAAMGDDANRVEVLIGQMVNLVQDGKPVRMSKRAGTVVTMEDLVDAVGNDAARYSLARFSSDSNIDIDLDVLTKKSNENPVFYVQYAHARTCAVGRNAAAAGIERSSFDAAALNHATESELLAVLGQYPGVLTQAATFREPHRVARHLEVIAGAYHRWYDACRVTPMGEETITDVNRTRLWLNDAVGQVLANGLSLLGVHAPERM, encoded by the coding sequence GTGACTCCTGAAGAACTTTCCACCGCCATTACCTCCTGCCTCAAAGAAGCCGTCGACGCCGGTGAACTCAGTGTTCCTGCCTCGGCCCTACCCACGGAAGTGCGCGTTGAGCGGCCTAAAAGCCGCGAGCACGGCGACTGGGCAACGAATATTGCTTTGCAGCTGGCCAAACCAGCCGGTGTTCCGCCACGGAACATTGCGGCGATCCTGCAAACGCGACTGGGCGATATTCCGGGTGTGTCCAAGGTGGATATTGCCGGACCAGGCTTCTTAAACATCACCGTTGACGCTGCGGCCGCTGGCGAACTAGCCAAGGCGATCGTGGAGTCCGGAGAGAACTTTGGTACCAACACTGCCATGGCAGGAACCAAGATCAATTTGGAGTTTGTCTCGGCCAACCCCACCGGACCCATCCACCTAGGTGGCACCCGCTGGGCAGCCGTAGGTGATTCCTTGGCACGTATCTTCATCTCCCAAGGTGCGGATGTAACCCGTGAGTACTACTTCAACGATCACGGTAATCAGATCGATAAATTTGCCCGCTCATTGCTCGCCAGTGCGCAGGGGGCTCCTGCTCCCGAAGATGGCTACGGTGGAGCGTACATAGAGGATATTGCCAAAGATGTCATGGCCAAGAATCCTGGCATTCTGGAATCAGCGGACCCGCAGGAAGAGTTCCGCGCCCAGGGCGTGGAACTGATGTTTGCGGCTATCCGCTCCTCACTGCATGATTTTGGCGTTGACTTTGACGTGTACTTCCACGAAAATTCCTTGTTCCAGGATGGTGCGGTGGAGGAGCTCCTTGACCAGCTCAAGGGGTCCGGGAATATGTACCTCAAGGACGGCGCCTGGTGGCTGAACTCCACCGACTACGGCGATGACAAGGACCGGGTTGTCATTAAGAGTGACGGCAACGCCGCCTACATAGCTGGTGACATTGCCTACTTCAGGAACAAGCGCGAGCGCGACTTCGACCTGTGCATCTACATGCTTGGCGCCGACCACCACGGCTACGTAGCCCGGCTCAAGGCGGCCGCTGCAGCCATGGGCGATGACGCCAACCGTGTTGAGGTGCTCATTGGCCAGATGGTGAATCTGGTCCAGGACGGCAAGCCCGTACGCATGTCCAAACGGGCGGGCACAGTGGTCACCATGGAGGACCTGGTTGATGCTGTGGGTAATGACGCAGCCCGCTATTCTTTGGCCCGCTTCTCCAGTGATTCCAACATCGATATTGACTTGGACGTGCTGACTAAAAAATCCAACGAAAACCCCGTGTTCTACGTGCAGTACGCTCACGCTCGCACCTGTGCTGTGGGGCGCAACGCGGCTGCGGCCGGCATTGAGCGCAGCAGTTTTGACGCGGCGGCGTTGAACCATGCCACCGAATCCGAGCTGCTTGCTGTTCTGGGTCAATACCCCGGGGTGTTGACCCAGGCTGCCACGTTCCGCGAACCGCACCGTGTGGCCCGCCACCTGGAAGTCATTGCCGGCGCCTACCACCGCTGGTACGACGCCTGCCGGGTGACCCCCATGGGCGAAGAAACCATCACCGATGTGAACCGCACCCGTCTGTGGCTCAACGACGCCGTGGGCCAGGTTCTTGCCAACGGGCTCTCACTGCTGGGCGTCCACGCCCCGGAACGGATGTAG
- the lysA gene encoding diaminopimelate decarboxylase: protein MSQTKIAGAELAPKWLPAAGDLNTLLPVMWSHDVERGQSGEVTISGVPVSELKAEFGTPLFVMSEDDFRARARMFKTAFDDAFKDICGGVDVYYAGKAFLSIEVARWVDAEGLRLDTCSGGELALARRAGLQGANLGLHGNNKSDAEIRRALDMELGRIVVDSLHELKRVAELATAANTTANVMLRLTPGVHAHTHESIATAHEDQKFGLSFIAEDPEAHGMSAAEAASKLAVEAKSINFLGFHAHIGSQIFEPEGFEIAARKLLHFTSEIQNKYGITLPELDLGGGYGIAYTAVDTPRPAGEIAVAMAAVVRDTCAELNMNAPRISIEPGRAIVGSTTFTLYETGTLKTVQVEVAGQPDVTAPRRYVSVDGGMSDNARPVLYDADYSAILANRASGATPALSRVVGKHCESGDIVVRDVYLPNDVAAGDLLAVPGTGAYCWALASNYNYVPRPPVVAVRNGTARLIVRGETEDDLLARDLGA, encoded by the coding sequence ATGAGCCAAACAAAGATTGCCGGCGCCGAGCTGGCACCGAAGTGGCTACCGGCCGCTGGAGACCTGAACACCTTATTGCCCGTCATGTGGTCGCACGACGTCGAACGCGGCCAAAGTGGCGAAGTCACCATCAGCGGTGTGCCCGTTAGCGAGTTGAAGGCAGAGTTTGGCACACCATTGTTTGTCATGAGTGAAGATGATTTCAGGGCCCGTGCACGCATGTTCAAGACGGCATTCGATGACGCCTTCAAGGACATCTGTGGCGGTGTGGACGTTTACTACGCTGGCAAGGCGTTCCTGTCCATCGAGGTGGCTCGTTGGGTTGACGCGGAAGGTCTGCGCCTTGACACCTGTTCCGGCGGCGAACTGGCACTGGCTCGCAGGGCCGGGCTGCAAGGTGCCAACTTAGGGCTGCACGGCAATAACAAATCCGACGCTGAGATTAGGCGGGCGCTGGATATGGAGCTGGGCCGCATCGTGGTGGATAGCCTCCATGAGCTCAAACGCGTTGCAGAGTTGGCAACTGCTGCGAACACCACGGCCAACGTCATGCTCCGGCTCACCCCGGGAGTGCACGCCCACACCCACGAATCCATCGCCACGGCGCACGAGGACCAAAAATTTGGGCTCTCCTTCATTGCCGAAGACCCCGAAGCGCACGGAATGAGCGCAGCAGAGGCAGCCTCCAAGCTGGCAGTGGAAGCAAAGAGCATCAATTTCCTTGGCTTCCACGCCCACATTGGCTCACAGATTTTTGAGCCGGAAGGCTTTGAAATTGCAGCCCGCAAACTGCTGCACTTCACCAGCGAAATCCAAAACAAGTACGGCATCACGCTGCCCGAGCTTGACCTGGGTGGCGGCTACGGCATTGCCTATACTGCGGTGGATACCCCGCGCCCAGCTGGGGAAATCGCAGTGGCGATGGCCGCCGTCGTCCGAGACACCTGTGCTGAACTGAACATGAACGCTCCGCGGATATCCATTGAACCGGGCCGCGCCATTGTTGGCAGCACAACGTTCACCCTGTATGAGACCGGGACGCTGAAAACCGTGCAGGTTGAGGTCGCTGGCCAGCCTGATGTGACGGCCCCGCGCCGTTATGTGTCGGTGGACGGTGGCATGAGCGATAACGCTCGTCCGGTGCTTTACGACGCCGATTATTCAGCAATTCTGGCTAACCGTGCCTCCGGCGCCACCCCTGCGCTGTCCCGAGTGGTGGGCAAACATTGCGAGAGCGGTGACATTGTTGTTAGAGATGTATATCTGCCCAATGACGTGGCGGCCGGGGATCTGCTGGCAGTTCCGGGAACGGGCGCGTATTGCTGGGCACTTGCCAGCAACTACAACTACGTGCCCCGGCCGCCCGTAGTAGCCGTAAGAAACGGCACCGCACGCTTGATTGTGCGGGGCGAAACAGAAGACGATTTACTGGCACGCGATTTAGGGGCCTAG
- a CDS encoding GNAT family N-acetyltransferase, with protein MSLASFALADRNFRLRRAVEDDVGPIVELLAQDSLRAAVDSAEPERRASYVAAFHAIDADPAHVLCVVDDANSHVVATMQLTFLPGLARGGATRLQIEAVRVDQGLRGAGLGSAMIRWAVAEASHRGATLVQLTSDHSRTEAHRFYERLGFTQSHAGFKMFLN; from the coding sequence ATGTCACTAGCAAGTTTCGCGCTCGCAGACAGGAATTTTCGGCTGCGCAGGGCGGTAGAGGACGACGTCGGTCCGATCGTTGAGCTGTTGGCCCAAGACTCGCTGCGGGCAGCTGTTGATTCAGCCGAACCGGAGCGGCGAGCTTCATATGTGGCGGCTTTTCACGCCATAGATGCCGATCCGGCCCATGTGCTGTGCGTGGTGGATGATGCCAACTCTCACGTGGTGGCGACTATGCAGCTGACCTTTTTGCCAGGGCTGGCTCGAGGTGGGGCAACCCGGCTGCAGATTGAAGCAGTTCGGGTGGATCAAGGGCTTCGTGGAGCGGGTCTGGGCAGCGCCATGATTCGCTGGGCCGTGGCCGAAGCAAGCCATAGAGGCGCCACTTTGGTGCAACTAACGAGCGATCATTCCCGTACCGAAGCGCACCGCTTTTACGAGCGGCTGGGTTTCACTCAATCCCACGCGGGTTTCAAAATGTTTCTGAACTAG
- the thrB gene encoding homoserine kinase, with protein sequence MTSSILKTPAIGASVTVRVPGTSANLGPGFDSLGLAVSLYDTLNIETLAANELEFELSGEGIADLPRDASHLVVKTIDLVWARLGYSRHGLRVTAANVLPHGRGLGSSASAIVAAIMAANALVEPEDRQDKAWILQLASELEGHPDNVAPAIYGAVAVSWQEGSGYASAKVTPSSMVIPVVAIPNVELKTEQARGMLPAMVSHADAAANSGRAAVLMHALTKDPSLLFAGTRDYLHQDYRAAAMPESAALVRQLRAEGFAAFISGAGPTVMVLANGGAEAERIVGYITKKGGNFLNSSEHGVSWRVSRLQIDLEGAKVEVHP encoded by the coding sequence ATGACTTCCTCGATTCTAAAAACGCCCGCCATTGGGGCTAGCGTGACGGTGCGTGTTCCAGGCACAAGCGCAAACCTTGGGCCGGGCTTCGATTCTTTAGGCTTGGCAGTATCGCTGTATGACACCCTGAACATCGAAACCCTGGCCGCCAATGAGCTGGAGTTTGAACTCAGCGGAGAAGGGATTGCGGACCTTCCACGAGATGCCAGCCACCTGGTTGTTAAGACTATTGATCTGGTGTGGGCACGCCTGGGCTACAGCCGTCACGGACTGCGGGTCACAGCAGCCAATGTGCTCCCACACGGCCGTGGTCTAGGCTCCTCGGCCTCGGCCATAGTGGCGGCCATTATGGCCGCCAATGCTTTGGTGGAACCGGAGGATCGGCAAGACAAAGCCTGGATTCTGCAGTTGGCCTCAGAGCTTGAAGGTCACCCGGATAATGTTGCCCCGGCAATATATGGTGCCGTCGCCGTCTCCTGGCAGGAAGGCTCGGGATACGCCAGTGCCAAGGTCACGCCGTCGTCCATGGTTATTCCTGTGGTGGCAATCCCGAACGTTGAACTGAAAACTGAACAGGCCCGCGGAATGCTGCCGGCTATGGTCTCTCACGCTGACGCGGCGGCTAATTCAGGCCGGGCCGCGGTGCTGATGCATGCGTTGACGAAGGATCCGTCTTTGCTCTTTGCTGGCACGCGGGACTACCTGCACCAGGACTACCGGGCTGCGGCGATGCCGGAGAGTGCCGCTCTTGTTCGGCAATTGCGGGCGGAGGGTTTCGCAGCTTTTATTTCGGGAGCGGGTCCAACCGTTATGGTGCTGGCCAATGGCGGTGCCGAAGCGGAGCGTATTGTGGGCTACATCACAAAAAAGGGCGGGAATTTCCTGAATTCGTCCGAACACGGCGTGTCCTGGCGAGTATCGCGGCTTCAGATTGACCTTGAAGGTGCTAAAGTGGAAGTACATCCGTAG
- a CDS encoding MFS transporter: protein MNAKKQQKMWLFAAGIILTALTLRGAVTVVPPLISTIDTDLPLSPATIGILGMLPTAAFGLFGFLTPYVIRLASLEKLIVASILLGIVGQVARVMVPGTPLFLVFSVVAFGGLGAGNVLLPPLVKKHFPTKIGLMTAVYVTAISIGTALPAQLAVPMADATNWQFSLASWAGISTIALIPWLMALFSQRNTPVPPYVGQPPAAGDQPDAPVQGPELEVYSAVIAPAPKMNLWRSPTAWGLTFMFGCTSLNTYAMFAWLPEILSQAGLDRAHAGSMLALFGALGLPLSLCIPIIAAKMRNPFPAVVVMLGCFVIGYLGLLLSPATGTWIWVVFTGLGPGTFPLALLLINHRTRTHEGAGALSGFGQGMGYTLACTGPLFFGLLRQWTGSWTGPFVFLFATLFLLGTGAWIICRPRMLEDDFEPRAATS, encoded by the coding sequence ATGAACGCGAAAAAACAGCAAAAAATGTGGCTTTTCGCAGCCGGCATTATTCTCACAGCTTTGACCCTGCGCGGTGCCGTCACGGTGGTGCCGCCGCTGATCTCAACCATTGACACCGATTTACCGCTGAGCCCGGCAACGATCGGCATCCTGGGCATGCTCCCCACCGCGGCGTTTGGGCTTTTCGGTTTCCTCACGCCCTATGTCATCCGGCTTGCATCATTGGAAAAGCTCATCGTGGCCTCCATATTGCTGGGAATCGTTGGCCAAGTGGCCCGTGTCATGGTCCCCGGCACGCCACTTTTTCTGGTCTTTTCGGTTGTGGCTTTCGGTGGCCTCGGCGCCGGAAATGTGCTCCTGCCACCTCTGGTAAAGAAGCACTTCCCCACCAAGATCGGCCTCATGACAGCCGTTTACGTCACGGCAATTTCCATCGGCACAGCACTGCCCGCGCAGCTCGCCGTGCCAATGGCTGATGCCACCAACTGGCAGTTCTCGTTGGCCTCATGGGCGGGCATCAGCACCATTGCCCTTATTCCTTGGCTTATGGCCCTCTTTTCTCAACGCAATACTCCGGTGCCACCTTACGTGGGTCAACCGCCGGCCGCCGGGGATCAGCCGGACGCGCCCGTGCAGGGTCCGGAGCTGGAAGTGTACTCAGCCGTTATTGCCCCGGCGCCAAAGATGAACTTGTGGCGCTCACCTACGGCGTGGGGCTTGACGTTCATGTTTGGCTGCACGTCACTGAATACATATGCGATGTTTGCGTGGTTGCCGGAAATTCTCTCCCAAGCAGGACTCGATAGAGCCCATGCAGGGTCAATGCTTGCGCTCTTTGGCGCGCTGGGCCTGCCTTTGAGCCTGTGCATACCGATTATTGCGGCCAAGATGCGTAACCCATTTCCGGCCGTAGTGGTGATGCTTGGCTGCTTCGTTATTGGCTACCTGGGTTTGTTGCTTTCTCCAGCCACCGGAACCTGGATCTGGGTGGTGTTCACTGGTTTGGGGCCGGGGACGTTCCCGCTGGCCTTGCTGCTGATTAATCACCGAACCAGAACTCATGAAGGCGCCGGTGCGTTGTCCGGCTTCGGCCAAGGCATGGGCTACACCCTTGCTTGCACAGGCCCGTTGTTCTTTGGCTTGCTACGTCAATGGACGGGCTCATGGACGGGTCCCTTTGTGTTCCTTTTTGCTACCTTGTTTCTCCTGGGCACCGGGGCATGGATTATTTGCCGGCCCAGAATGCTTGAAGACGACTTCGAACCGCGGGCGGCTACTTCCTAA
- the thrC gene encoding threonine synthase: MAHQWRGVVREYAERLPVTAETKIITLGEGGTPLVFARHLSELTGSKVYLKVEGMNPTGSFKDRGMTMAMTAAVASGAKAVVCASTGNTSASAAAYAKAAGLTCAVLVPEGKISMGKLSQAVAHGATILQVDGNFDNCLDVARKLADSYPVFLVNSVNPARIEGQKTGAFEVVDALGDAPDYHVLPVGNAGNISAYWRGYREYAAPYESATAGTLPAVSTHTPIMWGFQAAGAAPFVAGHPITEPDTIATAIRIGNPASWDMAIAARDESGGLIEAVTDEEILAAHRWLSAKEGVFVEPGSAAGVAGLIKKHAAGEVPTGKTFVITVTGHGLKDPDWALKNADGSSAAPQSVAFDVVTVADALGLTD, translated from the coding sequence ATGGCTCACCAGTGGCGCGGGGTTGTCCGCGAATATGCAGAGCGTTTGCCTGTCACGGCAGAAACTAAGATCATCACCTTGGGTGAGGGCGGAACACCGTTGGTGTTTGCGCGGCATCTTTCTGAACTAACCGGTTCCAAGGTGTATTTGAAGGTGGAAGGAATGAACCCCACAGGTTCATTCAAGGATCGCGGCATGACAATGGCCATGACAGCCGCCGTTGCATCCGGAGCCAAAGCTGTTGTGTGCGCCTCCACGGGCAACACCTCTGCTTCAGCGGCTGCCTATGCCAAAGCTGCAGGGCTGACCTGTGCCGTGCTGGTTCCCGAGGGTAAGATCTCCATGGGTAAACTCAGCCAAGCAGTGGCCCATGGGGCCACCATTTTGCAGGTGGACGGTAACTTCGATAACTGCCTCGATGTAGCCCGTAAGCTTGCGGATTCCTACCCGGTCTTTTTAGTTAACTCGGTTAATCCCGCCCGCATTGAGGGCCAGAAGACTGGTGCCTTTGAAGTGGTGGACGCACTAGGGGATGCGCCGGATTACCATGTGCTGCCCGTGGGCAACGCCGGGAACATCAGCGCCTACTGGAGGGGCTACCGCGAGTACGCTGCCCCGTATGAGAGCGCAACTGCGGGAACACTGCCAGCAGTGTCCACCCACACACCCATCATGTGGGGCTTCCAAGCAGCTGGTGCGGCACCCTTCGTGGCCGGTCACCCCATCACCGAACCCGACACCATTGCCACGGCCATTCGAATTGGCAACCCGGCATCATGGGACATGGCGATTGCTGCAAGGGATGAGTCCGGCGGGCTCATCGAAGCGGTCACCGATGAGGAAATTCTTGCCGCGCACCGCTGGCTTTCAGCTAAGGAAGGCGTGTTCGTTGAGCCCGGTTCGGCAGCAGGCGTTGCGGGACTTATCAAGAAGCACGCGGCCGGAGAGGTTCCCACAGGCAAGACATTCGTCATCACAGTCACTGGGCACGGACTCAAGGACCCTGATTGGGCGCTGAAAAACGCAGACGGCAGCTCAGCGGCTCCACAGTCGGTTGCCTTTGACGTGGTTACAGTCGCCGATGCTCTGGGCCTGACAGACTAG
- a CDS encoding alpha/beta hydrolase yields MGYITVGKENSTTIELYYEDQGTGQPVVLIHGYPLDGHSWERQTRELLDAGYRVITYDRRGFGQSSKVAMGYDYDTFAADLNTVLETLDLKDVILVGFSMGTGELARYVAKYGHARVKKLAFLSSLEPFLLSGDDNTGGVPQEVFDDIVAQAKGDRFAWYTNFFSGFYNLEENLGSRISQEMVTASWNTAVLSAPVAAYAVVPAWLEDFRGDVEVVRTSGKPALILHGTKDNILPIEATARRFRKALPEADYVEVEGAPHGLLWTHAEEVNTALLAFFGK; encoded by the coding sequence ATGGGCTACATCACTGTTGGAAAAGAAAACAGCACCACCATCGAGCTTTACTATGAAGACCAAGGCACAGGCCAGCCAGTTGTGTTGATCCATGGGTACCCACTGGATGGGCACAGTTGGGAACGGCAAACACGTGAGTTATTGGATGCGGGCTACCGGGTCATCACCTACGACCGCAGAGGATTCGGGCAATCCAGCAAGGTTGCCATGGGATATGACTATGACACCTTCGCCGCAGATTTAAATACCGTCCTTGAAACCCTTGATCTGAAGGATGTTATCCTGGTGGGCTTTTCCATGGGCACAGGTGAGCTTGCACGGTACGTAGCCAAGTATGGACACGCACGAGTTAAAAAGCTTGCGTTCCTATCCTCTTTGGAGCCGTTCCTGCTATCCGGAGATGACAACACCGGGGGAGTTCCCCAGGAGGTCTTCGACGATATTGTGGCCCAGGCCAAGGGCGACCGATTCGCTTGGTACACCAATTTCTTCTCCGGTTTCTATAATCTTGAGGAAAATCTGGGTTCAAGGATTAGCCAAGAGATGGTGACTGCCAGCTGGAACACAGCTGTTTTGAGCGCTCCAGTTGCGGCGTACGCCGTAGTGCCAGCGTGGCTGGAAGATTTCCGCGGCGATGTTGAAGTTGTTCGAACCAGCGGAAAACCAGCGTTGATTCTGCACGGCACCAAGGACAACATTCTTCCGATCGAGGCAACAGCACGGCGTTTCCGCAAGGCACTGCCAGAAGCAGACTACGTTGAAGTGGAAGGTGCACCCCACGGTTTGCTGTGGACGCATGCAGAGGAAGTAAACACCGCATTGCTGGCATTCTTCGGCAAATAA
- a CDS encoding GH1 family beta-glucosidase, with the protein MSQQEFPTFPSDFLWGVSTASYQIEGATREDGRGPSSWDAFVAQPGRISNGDTGEVACDHYHRYPEDIKIMKGLGVDAYRFSFSWSRIQPEGKGASNPLGLEFYDRLVDGLLEAGIEPSPTLFHWDTPLELEQDGGWMNRDTAERFADYAQIVGERFSDRVSRWITINEPAALTLMGYGAGIHAPGLALGFDALPAAHHLLLAHGLGVAALRSAGAGNIGIANNHGVTWPASMAEEDVQAAGLYDNIANWIFADPILAGAYPEVLAPFLPAIPDGDLAIICAPLDWYGINSYNPTLVGAPTSGQSALVDGHRIDQSLPFSLRELEGYPRTDFDWPVVPAAFTELLLGFKARYGEKLPPIYITENGAAINDGPDRQGRVADQRRIDYTDAHLQALAAAMEAGVDVRGYFHWSLMDNFEWAAGFSQRFGLVHIDYQTQRRTPKDSYYWYQQLIRHSKANGI; encoded by the coding sequence ATGAGCCAGCAGGAATTTCCCACGTTTCCGAGCGACTTTCTCTGGGGCGTTTCCACCGCCTCATACCAAATCGAGGGTGCCACCAGGGAGGACGGGCGAGGACCTTCCAGTTGGGATGCATTCGTGGCCCAGCCGGGCAGGATCTCAAATGGCGACACGGGTGAGGTTGCCTGCGATCACTACCACCGGTACCCCGAGGACATCAAGATCATGAAGGGGCTAGGTGTTGACGCCTACCGTTTCAGTTTCTCCTGGTCCCGCATTCAGCCAGAAGGCAAAGGCGCATCGAACCCATTGGGGTTGGAATTTTATGACAGGTTGGTTGATGGACTCCTAGAAGCAGGTATTGAGCCAAGCCCCACTCTTTTCCACTGGGATACCCCACTGGAGCTGGAACAGGACGGCGGCTGGATGAACCGAGACACGGCAGAGCGATTCGCTGATTATGCACAAATAGTTGGTGAGCGTTTTTCTGACCGGGTCTCCCGCTGGATCACCATCAATGAGCCCGCAGCCTTGACACTTATGGGCTATGGGGCAGGTATTCATGCACCAGGGCTCGCGCTAGGCTTCGATGCCTTGCCTGCAGCTCATCATCTGCTGCTGGCCCACGGACTCGGGGTGGCGGCATTGCGTTCTGCCGGGGCCGGGAACATTGGCATCGCCAACAATCACGGCGTCACCTGGCCAGCGAGCATGGCGGAGGAGGACGTTCAGGCAGCTGGCCTGTATGACAACATTGCCAACTGGATCTTTGCCGATCCCATTCTCGCAGGAGCCTATCCGGAGGTTTTGGCGCCATTCCTGCCGGCCATTCCCGATGGCGATTTGGCCATCATCTGCGCACCCCTAGATTGGTATGGCATCAATTCCTACAATCCCACCCTGGTGGGCGCACCCACTTCAGGTCAATCCGCGCTGGTTGACGGGCACAGGATCGATCAGTCACTGCCATTCTCACTCAGGGAATTGGAGGGTTACCCTCGGACAGATTTTGACTGGCCCGTGGTGCCGGCGGCATTCACCGAATTACTACTCGGGTTCAAAGCCCGATATGGCGAGAAACTACCACCAATTTACATAACGGAGAACGGGGCTGCCATCAACGACGGTCCAGATCGACAGGGCCGGGTAGCGGATCAACGCAGGATCGATTACACAGACGCCCACCTACAGGCATTGGCAGCCGCAATGGAGGCAGGAGTTGATGTGCGTGGATACTTCCACTGGTCACTTATGGACAACTTCGAATGGGCTGCGGGTTTTTCCCAACGGTTTGGGCTTGTTCACATCGACTACCAAACACAGCGACGCACACCAAAAGACTCCTACTACTGGTATCAGCAGTTAATCCGGCATTCCAAAGCCAACGGCATCTAG